A genomic region of Jeotgalibaca ciconiae contains the following coding sequences:
- a CDS encoding V-type ATP synthase subunit E, with the protein MKELNVLSEQILKRTKEAGQKKLANKEQELAQKIEENRVRFVEQQKARKATIKTKSENDYERQVQSLANERRNRILVEKQTIMNEVFQNSIAKMTAWDSVTFQSFVEKVLNQFNTNSLHLIIGEKSASYFTDSFKETLKKKYPHLIIENRTASNKAGFIVEQGGIDYNFFFDQIVAEIKKDFSPKLASLAFEKNE; encoded by the coding sequence ATGAAAGAATTGAATGTACTTTCGGAACAAATATTAAAACGTACAAAAGAAGCTGGTCAGAAAAAATTAGCAAATAAAGAACAAGAATTAGCTCAAAAAATTGAAGAAAACCGCGTGCGCTTTGTAGAACAACAAAAAGCGCGCAAAGCAACAATTAAAACAAAAAGCGAAAACGATTATGAGCGTCAAGTTCAATCGTTGGCTAATGAAAGAAGAAATCGAATTTTAGTTGAAAAACAAACCATTATGAATGAAGTTTTTCAAAATTCAATTGCAAAAATGACTGCTTGGGATTCAGTAACATTTCAATCTTTTGTTGAAAAAGTTTTGAACCAATTCAATACTAATTCGCTACATTTAATAATAGGAGAGAAATCTGCTTCCTATTTTACAGATTCTTTTAAAGAGACTTTAAAGAAAAAATACCCTCATTTAATAATCGAAAATAGAACAGCAAGCAACAAAGCTGGCTTTATTGTCGAGCAGGGTGGCATTGATTATAACTTTTTCTTTGATCAAATCGTAGCCGAAATAAAAAAAGACTTTTCACCAAAATTGGCTTCCCTTGCATTTGAGAAAAATGAATAG
- a CDS encoding V-type ATPase subunit gives MRDTDYKGINTLIRTYELRLLKTEDFERMIKADDLASALDVLKGTDYEFDQAEVLRTKDFNQFAMNHLANVYRELYELAPTPELIDLFTLRYTYHNLKVLLKQYILKENYESLLIPIGHLSIDSLKNLVETGESDVAHPIMVEAVQSAKSDYEERGLIEAVTVYMDTYYFRHLRAITNEIDYSPITNITDTLIDLYNLTSVVRSLNQGKPRSHLYALLSSSGSISKQDIIDESMNGAVSVLRKLYSGMSYGSQLETVIEDNNRIDTLKLDKLMDDLIHQIVSEGIYQAFGPLPLLGYIYAKETEVTNLRLILVGKDNEIEEEKLRERVRKVYGS, from the coding sequence ATGAGAGATACTGATTATAAAGGTATCAATACGTTAATTCGTACTTATGAACTTCGGTTATTAAAAACAGAAGATTTTGAACGAATGATTAAAGCAGATGATTTAGCTTCTGCTTTAGACGTACTAAAAGGAACAGATTATGAATTTGATCAAGCGGAAGTGCTTCGAACAAAGGACTTCAATCAATTTGCCATGAATCATTTAGCAAATGTCTACCGTGAATTATATGAGTTAGCTCCTACACCTGAACTGATCGACTTGTTTACCCTAAGGTATACCTATCACAATTTAAAAGTATTGCTAAAACAATATATTTTAAAGGAAAATTATGAATCTTTATTGATTCCAATTGGACATTTGTCGATTGACTCCCTGAAGAATCTTGTTGAAACAGGAGAAAGCGATGTTGCTCATCCTATTATGGTAGAAGCTGTTCAATCAGCGAAAAGTGATTATGAGGAACGAGGCTTAATTGAAGCTGTGACTGTCTATATGGATACGTATTATTTCCGTCATTTACGAGCAATAACCAATGAAATTGACTATTCTCCGATTACAAATATTACGGATACATTGATTGATTTGTATAATTTAACTTCTGTAGTAAGAAGTTTGAATCAAGGAAAGCCACGTAGCCATTTATATGCATTATTGTCTTCTTCAGGTTCAATTTCGAAGCAAGATATCATTGACGAGTCAATGAATGGAGCAGTTAGTGTGCTAAGAAAGTTATACTCTGGTATGTCTTATGGCTCACAATTGGAAACCGTCATCGAGGATAATAATCGAATTGATACGTTGAAGCTAGACAAGCTGATGGATGATTTAATTCATCAAATCGTTTCTGAGGGAATTTATCAAGCATTTGGACCGTTGCCTTTGCTTGGATATATTTACGCAAAAGAAACAGAAGTTACCAATCTTCGTTTGATTTTAGTTGGTAAGGATAATGAAATTGAAGAAGAAAAATTAAGAGAGAGGGTGCGAAAAGTTTATGGCTCATAA
- a CDS encoding V-type ATP synthase subunit F → MAHNIGVVGDKDSILPFKIIGFSVFACSTANEARETIDRLAEENYGIIYLTEALAEQIPETIKRYDAKLTPAIILIPNHSGSLGIGKQRIQDNVEKAVGQNIL, encoded by the coding sequence ATGGCTCATAATATAGGTGTTGTAGGCGATAAAGATTCCATCCTCCCATTTAAAATTATTGGTTTCTCTGTCTTTGCTTGCAGTACAGCAAATGAGGCAAGAGAAACCATTGACCGCCTAGCAGAGGAGAACTATGGAATCATTTATTTAACGGAAGCTCTAGCAGAACAAATTCCAGAAACAATAAAAAGATATGATGCCAAGTTAACTCCTGCGATTATTTTAATTCCAAACCACAGTGGTTCTTTAGGAATTGGAAAACAAAGAATTCAAGATAACGTAGAAAAAGCAGTTGGACAAAATATTTTATAA
- a CDS encoding V-type ATP synthase subunit A, producing MKKGRIIKVSGPLVMAENMENANIQDICQVGELGLIGEIIEMRKDVASIQVYEETSGIGPGEPVTTTGEALSVELGPGIVSQMFDGIQRPLNTFKAVTKSDYLVRGAHVDPLDRSKTWEFKATKQAGDKVIAGDIVGIVQETKVIEHRIMVPYGVEGTIESIQAEGTFTLEDVIYTVQTENELKEFTMMQKWPVRRGRPIERKLNPHVPLRTGQRVIDTFFPITKGGGAAVPGPFGAGKTVVQHQIAKYADVDLVVYVGCGERGNEMTDVLNEFPELIDPNTGESLMERTILIANTSNMPVAAREASIYTGITIAEYFRDMGYSVAVMADSTSRWAEALREMSGRLEEMPGDEGYPAYLGSRIAEYYERAGRVVALGSDGREGSISAIGAVSPPGGDTSEPVTQNTLRVVKVYWALDALLAQKRHFPSMNWLDSYSLYNKEVGEYLDEQLDPNWSKMVQHAMRLLQKESELEEIVRLVGIESLSEADRLTMAISESIREDYLQQNAFDDVDTYTSQTKQLMMLDLILSFEEEASEAMRLGAYFNEIIDGTEEIRDRIARSKFIAEENIDDIKQIKEDMKETLRKILAEGGMTNHA from the coding sequence TTGAAAAAAGGTAGAATAATCAAAGTTTCCGGTCCTTTAGTCATGGCAGAAAACATGGAAAATGCAAATATTCAAGATATTTGTCAAGTAGGCGAATTAGGTTTAATTGGTGAAATCATTGAAATGCGTAAAGATGTTGCCTCTATTCAAGTATATGAAGAGACTTCAGGTATAGGACCAGGCGAACCTGTTACAACAACGGGAGAAGCACTATCAGTAGAATTAGGACCTGGAATTGTATCCCAAATGTTTGACGGGATCCAACGTCCTCTTAACACATTTAAAGCTGTTACAAAGAGTGATTATTTAGTACGTGGTGCTCATGTAGATCCATTGGACCGTAGCAAGACATGGGAATTTAAAGCAACAAAACAAGCTGGTGATAAGGTAATTGCCGGTGATATCGTGGGGATTGTACAAGAAACAAAAGTTATTGAACATCGTATCATGGTACCCTACGGAGTTGAAGGAACGATTGAATCCATTCAAGCAGAAGGTACTTTCACTCTAGAGGATGTCATTTATACTGTACAAACTGAAAATGAATTGAAAGAATTCACGATGATGCAAAAATGGCCGGTAAGAAGAGGCCGTCCAATCGAAAGAAAATTAAATCCACATGTTCCATTAAGAACAGGTCAACGTGTTATTGATACTTTCTTCCCAATCACTAAAGGGGGAGGAGCTGCGGTTCCCGGACCTTTTGGTGCTGGTAAAACGGTTGTTCAACATCAAATCGCAAAATATGCAGATGTAGATTTAGTAGTTTATGTTGGCTGTGGAGAACGTGGAAATGAAATGACGGATGTGTTGAATGAGTTTCCAGAATTGATTGATCCTAATACGGGAGAATCCTTGATGGAACGAACCATCTTGATCGCTAATACGTCTAATATGCCGGTAGCAGCCCGTGAAGCATCTATTTATACAGGGATCACAATTGCTGAATACTTCCGTGACATGGGCTACAGCGTGGCTGTCATGGCAGATTCGACTTCTCGTTGGGCAGAAGCTCTTCGTGAAATGTCTGGACGTCTGGAAGAGATGCCAGGAGACGAAGGTTATCCAGCATATCTAGGAAGTAGGATTGCTGAATACTATGAGCGAGCTGGTCGTGTAGTTGCTCTTGGAAGCGACGGAAGAGAAGGCAGTATTTCTGCGATTGGAGCTGTATCGCCACCAGGTGGGGATACTTCAGAACCTGTTACGCAAAATACGCTTCGTGTTGTAAAAGTTTATTGGGCATTAGATGCATTATTAGCACAAAAACGCCATTTTCCATCGATGAACTGGTTGGACTCTTACTCTCTTTACAATAAAGAAGTAGGTGAATATCTAGATGAGCAACTAGATCCGAATTGGTCGAAAATGGTTCAACATGCAATGAGATTACTGCAGAAAGAATCGGAATTAGAAGAGATTGTGCGTCTAGTTGGGATTGAATCTTTATCTGAAGCGGATCGATTAACGATGGCAATATCTGAATCAATTCGAGAAGATTACTTGCAACAGAATGCATTTGATGACGTGGATACCTATACTTCCCAAACAAAACAATTAATGATGTTGGATTTAATTTTAAGTTTTGAAGAAGAAGCTAGCGAAGCGATGCGTTTAGGAGCTTACTTCAACGAGATTATCGATGGTACAGAAGAAATTCGTGACCGGATTGCAAGAAGTAAATTCATTGCTGAAGAAAATATCGATGATATTAAGCAAATCAAAGAAGATATGAAAGAAACATTACGTAAAATTTTAGCAGAGGGAGGAATGACGAACCATGCTTAA
- a CDS encoding V-type ATP synthase subunit B, producing MLKEYKTVTEVVGPLMAVEQVEGVKYDELVEIQMQNGEIRTGQVLEITEDKAMVQIFEGPAGINIKDTKVRFRGKPLSIDVSEDMVGRVFDGMGRPIDNGPEIIPEASLDINGQAINPVSRDYPDEFIQTGISAIDHLNTLVRGQKLPVFSGSGLPHKELAAQIARQASVLNSDEKFAVVFAAMGITFEEAEFFMEDFRKTGAIDRSVMFVNLADDPAIERIATPKMALTVAEYLAFEKDMHVLVIMTDMTNYCEALREISAARREVPGRRGYPGYLYTNLSTLYERAGRLVGKKGSVTQIPILSMPEDDITHPIPDLTGYITEGQIILSRELDHANVQPPIDVLPSLSRLKDKGTGEGKTRKDHSATMNQLFAAYAEGKQAKELAVILGESALSNTDKLYVEFTNRFEAEYVNQGFYTNRTIQESLDLGWELLSILPKTELKRIKNDMIEEFMPEGE from the coding sequence ATGCTTAAAGAATACAAAACAGTAACAGAAGTAGTCGGCCCTCTGATGGCAGTCGAGCAAGTAGAAGGCGTTAAATACGACGAGTTAGTGGAAATTCAAATGCAAAATGGCGAGATTCGTACAGGACAAGTTCTGGAAATTACAGAAGATAAAGCAATGGTACAAATTTTCGAAGGTCCAGCTGGTATCAATATAAAAGATACAAAAGTACGTTTTCGTGGAAAACCTTTATCAATTGATGTTTCTGAAGACATGGTTGGTAGAGTGTTTGACGGGATGGGAAGACCGATAGATAATGGCCCAGAGATTATTCCGGAAGCTTCATTGGATATAAACGGACAGGCAATTAATCCTGTTTCACGTGACTATCCAGATGAATTTATCCAAACAGGTATTTCAGCAATCGATCATTTGAACACCCTTGTTCGTGGCCAGAAACTTCCTGTTTTCTCTGGCTCTGGATTACCTCATAAAGAATTAGCGGCTCAAATTGCTCGTCAAGCTTCCGTATTGAATAGTGATGAAAAATTTGCTGTTGTCTTCGCAGCAATGGGAATTACTTTTGAAGAAGCTGAGTTTTTTATGGAAGACTTCCGGAAAACAGGTGCGATTGACCGTTCCGTAATGTTCGTAAACTTAGCGGATGATCCTGCGATTGAAAGAATTGCGACGCCTAAAATGGCTTTGACAGTTGCGGAGTATCTTGCATTTGAAAAAGACATGCATGTACTGGTAATTATGACTGACATGACCAATTATTGTGAAGCTTTACGAGAAATTTCTGCTGCTCGAAGAGAAGTTCCAGGCAGACGTGGATATCCTGGTTATTTATATACAAACTTATCAACGTTGTATGAGCGTGCTGGAAGATTGGTAGGAAAAAAAGGTTCCGTTACCCAAATTCCGATACTTTCCATGCCGGAAGATGATATTACCCATCCAATTCCTGACTTGACAGGGTACATCACGGAAGGACAAATTATTTTGTCACGTGAATTAGATCATGCAAACGTACAACCGCCAATCGATGTATTACCTTCTTTATCACGATTGAAAGACAAAGGGACTGGAGAAGGAAAAACTCGTAAAGATCATTCAGCAACCATGAACCAGTTATTTGCCGCTTATGCAGAAGGAAAACAAGCAAAAGAGCTAGCTGTTATCTTGGGGGAATCTGCTTTATCCAATACAGACAAACTTTATGTAGAATTTACAAATCGTTTTGAAGCAGAATATGTCAATCAAGGCTTCTATACAAATCGTACGATTCAAGAATCACTTGACTTAGGATGGGAACTATTATCAATCCTGCCGAAGACAGAGTTGAAGCGTATTAAGAATGATATGATCGAAGAGTTCATGCCGGAAGGAGAGTGA
- a CDS encoding V-type ATP synthase subunit D has protein sequence MARLNVKPTRMELANLKDRLKLSTRGHKLLKDKQDELMRQFIILIKENNALREEVERELTDSMKEFVIAKSLINELFIEELFVGSETNVELDIHEKNIMSVIVPQMDFNIKEADVTSDIQYGYLNSSSELDEAIERIESILPKLLKLSEIEKTCQLMADEIEKTRRRVNALEYRMIPQLQETIRYIQMKLEENERSSIVRMMKVKDMGTNN, from the coding sequence ATGGCTCGTTTAAATGTCAAACCTACCCGAATGGAATTGGCAAATCTTAAGGATCGTCTTAAGCTATCTACTCGCGGACATAAGTTATTAAAAGATAAACAAGATGAATTGATGAGACAATTCATTATCCTAATTAAGGAAAACAATGCCTTACGTGAAGAAGTTGAAAGAGAATTGACGGATTCCATGAAGGAATTTGTTATTGCGAAATCTTTAATTAACGAATTGTTTATTGAAGAATTATTCGTTGGCTCTGAGACAAATGTAGAGCTGGACATTCATGAAAAAAACATCATGAGTGTGATTGTTCCGCAAATGGATTTTAACATCAAGGAAGCAGATGTAACTTCTGATATTCAGTATGGTTACTTGAATTCAAGCAGCGAGTTGGATGAAGCTATCGAGCGGATTGAATCGATATTGCCCAAGCTTTTAAAGTTAAGTGAAATCGAAAAGACCTGTCAACTCATGGCTGATGAAATTGAAAAAACAAGAAGACGTGTAAATGCATTGGAATACCGTATGATTCCTCAATTACAAGAGACGATTCGTTATATTCAAATGAAACTAGAAGAAAATGAACGCTCATCCATTGTTCGCATGATGAAAGTAAAAGATATGGGTACGAACAACTAG
- the gmk gene encoding guanylate kinase encodes MTEKGLLIVLSGPSGVGKGTVRQAIFSQGEQEFMYSISATTRKQREGEVDGIDYFFKSREEFERMIEKNELLEYTEYVGNYYGTPIDYVKKTLEAGNDIFLEIEVQGAMQVKERMPEGIFIFLTPPDMMELEARIINRGTDASPVIRERMEKAVEELNLIRYYDYAVENDTVDNAVNKVLAIIKSEHLKVSRILDTKLRTEKE; translated from the coding sequence ATGACCGAAAAGGGATTACTAATTGTACTATCTGGTCCTTCAGGAGTGGGAAAAGGAACAGTTAGGCAAGCGATTTTTTCACAGGGTGAACAAGAGTTTATGTATTCAATTTCAGCTACGACCCGGAAACAAAGAGAAGGGGAAGTAGATGGCATTGATTATTTTTTCAAATCACGAGAAGAGTTTGAAAGAATGATTGAGAAAAATGAGTTACTTGAGTATACAGAATATGTAGGCAATTACTATGGCACGCCAATCGACTATGTGAAAAAGACGCTTGAAGCTGGAAATGATATTTTTCTGGAAATCGAAGTTCAAGGTGCAATGCAAGTTAAAGAACGTATGCCAGAAGGTATTTTTATCTTTCTAACACCTCCTGACATGATGGAATTAGAAGCTCGAATTATTAATCGCGGGACGGATGCTTCGCCGGTTATTCGAGAGAGAATGGAAAAGGCCGTTGAAGAACTAAACTTAATACGCTATTATGACTATGCAGTTGAAAATGATACCGTTGATAATGCGGTCAACAAAGTATTGGCAATTATTAAAAGTGAACATTTAAAAGTATCACGCATATTAGATACAAAATTGAGAACAGAAAAGGAGTGA
- the rpoZ gene encoding DNA-directed RNA polymerase subunit omega: protein MMLYPSIDKLLGQVNSKYSMVIVSAKRAHELHEKAEPLLEEYESHKNVGRALEEIVAGELTVKEDY from the coding sequence ATGATGCTTTACCCATCGATTGACAAGTTGTTAGGTCAAGTTAATTCAAAGTATTCCATGGTGATTGTTTCCGCAAAACGTGCGCATGAATTACACGAAAAAGCAGAACCTCTTTTAGAAGAGTATGAATCTCATAAAAATGTTGGACGAGCTCTAGAAGAAATTGTTGCTGGAGAGTTAACGGTTAAAGAAGATTACTGA
- the priA gene encoding primosomal protein N', translated as MKQIAKVIVDVPAMQTNRPYDYVIPLNLVQKLEIGMRVEVPFGSRSIQGFITEIVDDSNYDGELKEIVRPLDIEPVLTEELLQLGKDMADRIYSYQIYCYQTMLPTMLKAKYSKEFFLTDEIEEALWFDLFEGQDTLSWERALEKGVLPQLLDLKKREKVDLRYLVKNQVKSKKIKVYCSAMSWLQIEEELETLPKNASKQKELLHALQKIEDQWMTKKEFQEQFDLSAQTVQTGVNKRWLKEEEKEVYRDPLKNHHFSQTENKQLNDAQTEAFNQVKEAIENNEHHVFLLKGVTGSGKTEVYLQLIGDVLKKGKTALMLVPEIALTPQMVRHFKERFGNDVAVMHSGLSAGEKYDEWRKIKRGEAHVVVGARSSIFSPVENLGIVIIDEEHETTYKQEDNPRYHARNVAIYRGKYNQCPVILGSATPSLESRARAQKNVYKLLELPDRINAKAMPEVQIVDMREEFQENNRGNFSRVLQEKIQDRLQKKEQSVLLLNRRGYSSFIMCRDCGYVLECPNCDISMTFHMDTKGMKCHYCGHEKPVPKTCPKCAGHQFRYYGTGTQKIEKELNELFPEARIIRMDVDTTRKKGAHEKLLDAFGKGKADILLGTQMIAKGLDFPNITLVGVINADTSLNLPDFRSSEKTFQLLTQVSGRAGRADLVGEVIVQTFNPEHYAIEYAKHHNYDGFYRQEMVLRHHGGYPPYYFTTQITVSDADEKKAQVKIYEINAMIRKQMGEGTIVLGPSKSSIAKMNNRYYFQLLVKYKNEPRLHDVLTMILDQSQKDNAKGLYISIDTEPVNFF; from the coding sequence TTGAAACAAATTGCAAAGGTGATTGTAGATGTACCTGCTATGCAAACAAATCGACCATATGATTATGTAATTCCTCTTAATCTTGTTCAAAAACTTGAAATAGGTATGCGAGTGGAAGTGCCTTTTGGATCTCGCTCGATTCAAGGCTTCATAACTGAGATTGTAGATGACTCAAATTATGATGGTGAGTTAAAGGAAATTGTTCGTCCTCTTGATATCGAACCAGTACTGACAGAAGAATTACTTCAGTTGGGAAAAGATATGGCAGACCGCATATATTCTTATCAAATTTATTGTTATCAAACCATGCTCCCTACCATGCTGAAAGCAAAATATTCAAAAGAATTTTTTTTAACAGATGAAATAGAAGAAGCTCTGTGGTTTGATTTGTTCGAAGGACAAGATACATTATCGTGGGAAAGAGCACTGGAAAAAGGGGTGCTTCCACAGTTATTAGATTTAAAGAAAAGAGAAAAGGTTGATCTTCGTTATCTCGTCAAAAATCAAGTAAAATCAAAAAAAATCAAAGTATATTGTTCAGCAATGTCCTGGTTGCAAATTGAAGAAGAATTAGAAACACTGCCGAAAAATGCTAGTAAGCAAAAAGAACTGCTGCATGCTCTACAAAAAATAGAAGATCAGTGGATGACAAAAAAAGAATTTCAAGAACAATTCGATCTTTCAGCGCAAACTGTTCAAACTGGAGTGAATAAGCGTTGGTTGAAAGAAGAAGAAAAAGAAGTATATCGTGATCCGCTAAAAAATCATCATTTTTCTCAAACAGAAAATAAACAGTTAAATGATGCTCAAACAGAAGCTTTTAATCAAGTTAAAGAAGCCATTGAAAACAACGAACATCATGTTTTTCTTTTAAAGGGTGTGACAGGCAGCGGGAAGACAGAAGTATATCTGCAGTTAATCGGAGATGTTTTGAAGAAAGGGAAGACGGCTCTGATGCTGGTACCTGAAATAGCCCTTACTCCACAGATGGTCCGTCATTTTAAAGAACGTTTCGGCAATGATGTGGCGGTAATGCACAGTGGGTTATCGGCTGGAGAAAAGTATGATGAATGGCGGAAAATAAAACGAGGCGAAGCTCACGTCGTTGTTGGAGCTCGCTCATCCATATTTTCTCCTGTAGAAAATCTAGGTATTGTTATTATCGATGAAGAACACGAAACGACCTATAAACAAGAAGACAACCCTCGATACCATGCTCGAAATGTTGCAATATACAGAGGAAAGTACAATCAGTGTCCAGTGATTCTTGGAAGTGCCACGCCTTCGCTTGAAAGCCGTGCTAGAGCTCAGAAAAATGTTTATAAATTATTGGAACTACCAGATCGAATCAACGCAAAAGCAATGCCAGAAGTTCAAATTGTCGATATGAGAGAAGAGTTTCAGGAAAATAACCGTGGTAATTTTTCACGTGTTTTACAAGAAAAAATCCAAGATCGCCTACAAAAGAAAGAGCAAAGTGTTTTACTATTAAATAGACGAGGTTACTCTTCATTTATTATGTGCCGTGATTGCGGATATGTTTTAGAGTGTCCAAATTGTGATATCAGCATGACCTTTCATATGGACACAAAGGGGATGAAATGCCATTATTGTGGCCATGAGAAGCCAGTTCCAAAGACCTGCCCGAAATGTGCAGGTCACCAATTCCGCTACTATGGAACCGGCACTCAAAAGATTGAAAAAGAGCTGAATGAGCTCTTTCCAGAAGCAAGAATCATTCGAATGGATGTTGATACAACAAGAAAAAAAGGTGCGCATGAAAAACTATTGGATGCATTTGGGAAAGGGAAAGCAGATATATTATTAGGCACGCAAATGATTGCAAAAGGATTGGATTTTCCCAATATTACGCTTGTAGGGGTAATCAACGCGGATACATCTTTGAACTTGCCAGATTTTCGCTCTTCCGAAAAAACATTCCAGTTACTCACCCAAGTAAGTGGGAGGGCGGGACGAGCTGATTTGGTGGGAGAAGTGATCGTCCAGACATTCAATCCTGAACATTACGCCATTGAATACGCCAAGCATCATAACTATGATGGGTTTTACCGCCAAGAAATGGTCTTGCGTCATCATGGAGGTTATCCGCCTTACTATTTCACTACGCAAATTACCGTTAGTGATGCAGATGAGAAAAAAGCACAAGTGAAAATATACGAAATTAATGCCATGATCCGAAAACAAATGGGTGAAGGAACTATTGTCTTAGGACCTTCAAAAAGTTCAATTGCCAAAATGAATAATCGTTATTATTTTCAATTATTAGTTAAATATAAAAACGAGCCACGTTTACATGATGTATTAACAATGATTTTAGATCAATCACAAAAAGACAATGCAAAAGGATTATATATATCAATCGATACAGAACCAGTGAATTTCTTCTGA
- the fmt gene encoding methionyl-tRNA formyltransferase, with protein MKRIIFMGTPEFSVPILEALFESEYEVVAVVTQPDRPVGRKRVLTPPPIKEAALKHQVPIYQPEKISGSKELEELIALEADLLITAAYGQFLPTKLLNAPKHRAINVHASLLPKYRGGAPVHYAIIEGEKETGVSIMYMEKKMDAGAVLAQRSIPIEEDDDVQSMFDKLSLLGRDLLMEVLPKLFAEEITPVEQDESKVTFSPNISREEERIDWDQTAEQIANKVRGMRPWPVAHALLDGERCKIWQAKKTDKETTLSPGSIVEWDKKSLFVACGNGTVLKITELQQAGKKKMSINNFLNGNDIEAIKRIGFD; from the coding sequence ATGAAACGAATTATTTTTATGGGAACACCAGAATTTTCGGTTCCAATTCTAGAAGCTTTATTTGAAAGTGAGTACGAAGTAGTTGCCGTTGTTACGCAGCCGGACCGACCTGTGGGGAGAAAAAGAGTGTTAACACCTCCACCGATAAAAGAAGCTGCTTTAAAGCATCAAGTTCCAATCTATCAGCCTGAAAAAATTTCAGGGTCAAAAGAATTAGAAGAGTTGATTGCTTTAGAAGCAGATTTGCTCATAACAGCTGCATATGGACAGTTTTTACCAACTAAATTATTAAATGCGCCAAAACATCGGGCAATTAATGTCCATGCTTCTTTATTACCAAAATATCGTGGCGGAGCACCCGTTCATTATGCGATTATTGAAGGAGAAAAAGAAACAGGCGTATCCATTATGTATATGGAAAAGAAAATGGATGCAGGTGCTGTCTTAGCTCAAAGGAGCATTCCCATTGAGGAAGATGATGACGTGCAATCCATGTTTGATAAATTGAGTCTCTTAGGAAGAGATTTATTAATGGAGGTACTGCCTAAGTTATTTGCAGAAGAAATCACTCCAGTAGAGCAAGATGAAAGCAAAGTAACCTTTTCTCCCAATATATCTCGAGAAGAAGAACGGATTGATTGGGACCAAACTGCGGAGCAGATTGCTAATAAAGTAAGAGGAATGCGTCCTTGGCCTGTTGCGCATGCACTTTTAGATGGGGAAAGATGTAAAATTTGGCAAGCAAAGAAAACAGATAAGGAGACAACATTATCCCCAGGTTCTATTGTAGAATGGGATAAAAAATCCTTGTTTGTTGCTTGCGGAAATGGCACAGTATTAAAAATCACCGAATTACAGCAAGCGGGAAAAAAGAAAATGTCTATAAATAATTTTCTAAATGGGAATGACATTGAGGCGATTAAAAGAATAGGATTTGACTAA